Proteins encoded within one genomic window of Polaribacter sp. NJDZ03:
- a CDS encoding sulfatase-like hydrolase/transferase has protein sequence MMKKSILFICMAIAMASCAQKKPNIIFLFSDDAGYADFGFQGSDVMITPNLDKLSKEGVKFTQGYVTDATCGPSRAGLITGKYQQKFGYGEINVPGYMSENSKFLGDDMGLPLDQKTIADYLKELGYTSAAYGKWHLGNADRFHPLKRGFDEFYGFRGGARSFFPIKNFKGIHHDNKMERNFGHFEEPKGYATDVFADEAISFIERNKDKPFFIYLAFNAVHTPMEATPEDMAKFPNLKGKRQQVAAMTLALDRASGKVLDKLKELGLDDNTIIVFSNDNGGPTDKNASLNLPLSGTKSNHLEGGLRVPFLVKWPKKLKSNQVYNYPVSTFDLLPTFYAAGGGDVADLDAVDGVDLMPFISGADSARPHEDLFWKKETRAVYRHNDWKLIRFADRPAELYDVSKDLTEQKDLASAEPERLKSMFKKLFEWELTLERPMWMLKQTFEKYDIDRMDRYRTPELVKEEMKKYNNN, from the coding sequence ATGATGAAAAAAAGTATTCTATTTATTTGTATGGCAATAGCAATGGCTAGTTGTGCTCAAAAAAAGCCAAACATTATTTTCTTGTTTTCTGATGATGCAGGGTATGCCGATTTTGGTTTTCAAGGAAGTGACGTAATGATAACACCTAATTTAGATAAGCTGTCTAAAGAAGGCGTAAAGTTTACGCAGGGGTATGTAACAGATGCTACTTGTGGTCCTTCTAGAGCAGGATTAATTACAGGGAAATATCAACAAAAATTTGGGTATGGAGAAATAAATGTTCCTGGTTATATGAGTGAAAACTCAAAGTTTTTAGGAGATGATATGGGCTTGCCTTTAGACCAAAAAACAATCGCAGATTATTTAAAAGAATTAGGATATACAAGTGCTGCCTACGGAAAATGGCATTTAGGTAATGCAGATCGTTTTCATCCTTTAAAAAGAGGATTTGATGAATTTTACGGTTTTAGAGGTGGTGCAAGAAGTTTTTTTCCAATCAAAAATTTTAAAGGCATTCACCATGACAATAAAATGGAAAGAAATTTTGGTCATTTTGAAGAACCAAAAGGGTATGCTACAGATGTTTTTGCAGACGAAGCAATCTCTTTTATCGAAAGAAATAAGGACAAACCATTTTTTATCTATTTAGCCTTTAACGCAGTTCATACGCCTATGGAAGCTACTCCAGAAGATATGGCAAAGTTTCCTAATTTAAAAGGAAAGCGTCAACAAGTGGCAGCAATGACATTGGCATTAGACAGAGCTTCTGGTAAGGTTTTAGATAAGTTAAAAGAACTAGGTTTAGATGATAATACAATTATTGTTTTTTCTAATGATAATGGAGGTCCAACAGATAAAAATGCCTCTTTAAACTTGCCTTTAAGTGGAACAAAATCGAACCATTTAGAAGGTGGATTAAGAGTTCCTTTTTTAGTAAAATGGCCTAAAAAATTAAAATCAAACCAGGTGTATAATTACCCTGTTAGTACGTTTGATTTATTACCAACATTTTATGCTGCTGGAGGTGGTGATGTTGCAGATTTAGATGCAGTAGATGGTGTAGATTTAATGCCTTTTATTAGTGGAGCTGACAGTGCAAGACCACACGAAGATTTATTTTGGAAAAAAGAAACGCGTGCTGTTTATAGACATAACGATTGGAAATTAATCCGTTTTGCAGATAGACCAGCAGAATTGTATGATGTTTCTAAAGATTTAACTGAGCAAAAAGATTTGGCTTCAGCAGAACCAGAACGTTTAAAAAGCATGTTTAAAAAGTTATTTGAATGGGAATTGACCTTAGAGCGTCCGATGTGGATGTTAAAACAAACTTTTGAAAAATATGACATTGATAGAATGGATCGTTATAGAACTCCGGAGTTGGTAAAAGAGGAAATGAAGAAATACAATAATAACTAA
- a CDS encoding family 16 glycosylhydrolase, with amino-acid sequence MKYQKIYLIAFLLGTFTFVSTGCESSNKTKEPVTETAIKQRFLPFSDPENKGEWVLNEDISDEFEGTEIDTTKWFVEGQNGDYYIWKGRAPSQYAPHNVVVKDGNLILKTQWEPDYNFAKESYADGANKDTYGVHEGKPLPVTTAAIVSKKRFLNGYMEIKSKAPHAAMTAAFWAIGFEQELDMYEQLAVPKIAKEGSIDKHMNRTAIHDWSPPSTRPTKAFGYDEKLTYVTSDDFHVYGVEWGEDHLNIFRDGKFIYGFTQDELGTDWVLNNPMEIWVDSEIFKWLGVPHKEELPATFEAEYVRVWQKESDNLLAKDRAFYGFEGPILFEENTKPLTMVPEDATANEYQKFWLFSEGSEKYLKITEGHYASGVEALQFFGYGKNDSLNVEKVVAKTPEGSLKLPAGDYNLSMKVWLDQGRITDSIHVTLMNPKTELIFSGLKKLERKQWLTVEKKVSRQAASAVNDGMVIEIRKEDLPATKAAKLYIDDIEIKKAN; translated from the coding sequence ATGAAATATCAAAAAATATATTTAATAGCATTTCTTTTAGGAACATTCACTTTTGTAAGCACTGGATGTGAATCATCTAATAAAACTAAGGAACCTGTTACAGAAACTGCAATAAAGCAACGTTTTTTACCTTTTTCTGATCCAGAAAACAAAGGTGAATGGGTTTTAAATGAAGACATTAGTGATGAGTTTGAAGGCACCGAAATAGATACTACAAAGTGGTTTGTAGAAGGACAAAATGGTGATTATTATATTTGGAAAGGTAGAGCTCCTTCTCAATATGCTCCGCATAACGTAGTTGTTAAAGACGGAAATTTAATCTTAAAAACACAATGGGAACCAGATTACAACTTTGCTAAAGAAAGTTATGCAGATGGTGCTAATAAAGATACCTATGGTGTGCATGAAGGGAAACCTTTACCTGTAACAACAGCTGCAATTGTTAGTAAAAAGAGATTTTTAAATGGTTATATGGAAATAAAATCTAAAGCACCACATGCAGCAATGACAGCTGCATTTTGGGCAATTGGTTTTGAGCAAGAGTTAGACATGTACGAGCAATTGGCAGTGCCAAAAATTGCAAAGGAAGGCTCTATAGATAAGCATATGAATAGAACAGCAATTCATGATTGGAGCCCACCTTCTACGAGACCAACAAAAGCTTTTGGTTATGATGAAAAACTGACGTATGTAACATCAGACGATTTTCATGTATATGGAGTAGAATGGGGAGAAGATCATTTAAACATTTTTAGAGATGGGAAATTTATTTATGGATTTACACAAGATGAGTTAGGTACAGATTGGGTCTTAAATAATCCAATGGAAATATGGGTAGATTCAGAAATTTTTAAATGGTTAGGTGTTCCTCATAAAGAAGAATTACCAGCAACTTTTGAAGCGGAATATGTAAGAGTTTGGCAAAAAGAGTCAGATAATTTATTAGCAAAAGATAGAGCCTTTTATGGTTTTGAAGGACCAATTTTGTTTGAAGAAAATACAAAGCCTTTAACGATGGTTCCAGAAGATGCAACTGCAAATGAGTATCAAAAGTTTTGGCTTTTTAGTGAAGGTTCAGAAAAATACTTAAAAATTACAGAAGGACATTATGCAAGTGGTGTAGAAGCTTTACAGTTTTTTGGATATGGTAAAAATGATTCATTAAACGTAGAAAAAGTAGTAGCAAAAACACCAGAAGGTTCTTTAAAACTTCCTGCAGGAGACTATAATTTATCAATGAAAGTTTGGTTAGATCAAGGTAGAATTACAGATTCTATCCATGTTACTTTAATGAATCCAAAAACCGAATTAATTTTTTCTGGTTTAAAAAAACTAGAGAGAAAACAATGGCTTACGGTAGAAAAGAAAGTTTCAAGACAAGCAGCATCTGCAGTTAATGATGGAATGGTTATAGAAATCAGAAAAGAAGATTTACCTGCAACAAAAGCCGCTAAATTATACATAGACGATATTGAAATTAAAAAAGCTAATTAA